In a genomic window of Phacochoerus africanus isolate WHEZ1 chromosome 6, ROS_Pafr_v1, whole genome shotgun sequence:
- the ENY2 gene encoding transcription and mRNA export factor ENY2 isoform X1, with protein MVVSKMNKDAQMRAAINQKLIETGERERLKELLRAKLIECGWKDQLKAHCKEVIKEKGLEHVTVDDLVAEITPKGRALVPDSVKKELLQRIRTFLAQHASL; from the exons ATGGTG GTTAGCAAGATGAACAAAGATGCGCAGATGAGAGCAGCGATTAACCAAAAGTTGATAGAAACTGGAGAAAGAGAACG CCTCAAAGAGTTGCTGAGAGCTAAATTAATTGAATGTGGCTGGAAGGATCAGTTGAAGGCACACTGTAAAG aggtaattaaagaaaaaggacTAGAACACGTTACTGTTGATGACTTGGTGGCTGAAATCACACCAAAAGGCAGAG cCCTGGTACCTGACAGTGTAAAGAAGGAGCTCCTACAAAGAATAAGAACATTCCTTGCTCAGCATGCCAGCCTTTAA
- the ENY2 gene encoding transcription and mRNA export factor ENY2 isoform X3, whose protein sequence is MVVSKMNKDAQMRAAINQKLIETGERERLKELLRAKLIECGWKDQLKAHCKEVIKEKGLEHVTVDDLVAEITPKGRGKNTLSKISPGT, encoded by the exons ATGGTG GTTAGCAAGATGAACAAAGATGCGCAGATGAGAGCAGCGATTAACCAAAAGTTGATAGAAACTGGAGAAAGAGAACG CCTCAAAGAGTTGCTGAGAGCTAAATTAATTGAATGTGGCTGGAAGGATCAGTTGAAGGCACACTGTAAAG aggtaattaaagaaaaaggacTAGAACACGTTACTGTTGATGACTTGGTGGCTGAAATCACACCAAAAGGCAGAG gGAAAAACACTCTTTCCAAAATTAG cCCTGGTACCTGA
- the ENY2 gene encoding transcription and mRNA export factor ENY2 isoform X2, with the protein MNKDAQMRAAINQKLIETGERERLKELLRAKLIECGWKDQLKAHCKEVIKEKGLEHVTVDDLVAEITPKGRALVPDSVKKELLQRIRTFLAQHASL; encoded by the exons ATGAACAAAGATGCGCAGATGAGAGCAGCGATTAACCAAAAGTTGATAGAAACTGGAGAAAGAGAACG CCTCAAAGAGTTGCTGAGAGCTAAATTAATTGAATGTGGCTGGAAGGATCAGTTGAAGGCACACTGTAAAG aggtaattaaagaaaaaggacTAGAACACGTTACTGTTGATGACTTGGTGGCTGAAATCACACCAAAAGGCAGAG cCCTGGTACCTGACAGTGTAAAGAAGGAGCTCCTACAAAGAATAAGAACATTCCTTGCTCAGCATGCCAGCCTTTAA